A stretch of the Lolium perenne isolate Kyuss_39 chromosome 3, Kyuss_2.0, whole genome shotgun sequence genome encodes the following:
- the LOC139838289 gene encoding uncharacterized protein, producing the protein MHFSKTELDVFAASTSMVVGDGESALFWEDRWMDGRSIKEMAPEVYALVPKRRRKARTVREALVERTWFSDIAGAPSALALWQYVQLWGRLRDIQLSADPDRLVWRWKTDDQYSAGSCYDTLFQGAVISGS; encoded by the coding sequence ATGCACTTCTCGAAGACGGAGCTTGATGTCTTCGCGGCCTCCACCTCCATGGTGGTCGGCGACGGGGAATCTGCCCTCTTCTGGGAGGACAGGTGGATGGACGGCAGGTCCATCAAGGAGATGGCGCCGGAGGTGTACGCCTTAGTGCCGAAACGTCGGCGGAAGGCTCGAACGGTCCGTGAGGCGTTGGTTGAACGTACCTGGTTCTCCGACATAGCTGGTGCACCGAGCGCGCTGGCACTGTGGCAGTACGTACAGCTGTGGGGTAGACTTAGAGACATCCAACTATCGGCGGACCCGGACAGGCTGGTGTGGCGTTGGAAGACAGATGACCAGTACTCGGCTGGCTCCTGCTATGATACCCTCTTCCAGGGGGCGGTCATCTCAGGTTCCTAG